The Bdellovibrio bacteriovorus region ATAAACTTGTTTACGAGGAAGAGACCGGCAAATACCGGCCCGCAAATTCTCGCGTCGCAAGCCACCACCGAATGAGTATTGGAACTATTGTCTCTAGAGAGTCCGTAAGAGTCTCATACACCAATAGATCGCGCATCGGATCTGTCGAGGAAAATTTTATTTCTAAACTCAAAAAAGGCGACGTCTTTCAGTTTGCCGGCAAAAAACTCGAGTTCGTCTTACTGAAAGACATGACGGCGTATGTGAAAGCCAGTAAGGCGACAACAAATGTCATTCCTTCTTGGGATGGAGGACGCTTTCCAATTTCAGAAACTTTGGGCCAAGCTCTTCGCGAAGTTTTAACGATGAAGCATCCCGGTTTAGATCGCTTATTACAACCCTTGTTAGGAACACAAAAAGATCTATCGATTCTTCCAGACGCAGATACCTTTCTAATTGAACATTGGCATTCAAAAGAAGGGGAACATCTTTTCGTTTATCCTTTCGAAGGAAAATCCGTACATGAAGGTCTGGCGCAACTTTGGGGATATAGATTCGCGCAAAGAAAACCCACGACGTTTTCTTTTTCAGTGAACGACTATGGATTTGAAATTGTCGGCCCTGTTGATTATGGATTCCAAGATCTATTCGATGATGATTTTTATAGTGAAGATCAACTCATCGAAGAAATTGGCCAGTCTCTTCAGATTGGACAGTTGTCTCAGCGACAATTTCGAGAAATCGCGCAAATCGCAGGTCTTGTCTTTACGGGATTTCCGGGCTCTCCAAAAACAGGAAGACAGCTTCAGATCAGCTCGTCCCTTCTGTATGAAGTATTTAAAAAACACGAGCCGAACAATCTTCTTATTAAGCAAAGCCTGGACGAAGTACTTTCAAATTCGTTAGAAAGCAGCCGGATTAAGAAAACTTTGCGGCGACTACAATCGATGAAAACAGTATGGGTGCGCTTAGAGTCTCCGTCACCTCTCGCATTTCCGTTGATTGTGGAAAATCTGGCAATCGGAAAGTTATCGAACGAAAGTCTTGAAGCAAAAATTGCGCGACTAAAAAAATCCTGGGAAAAGAAAAATGAAGATTCAACTCACGAACGAAGAAATTGAGCTTCTTCCAGAGAAAGCGTTTCACTGGCACAAAGAAAGACTTTTAGGACTTTCAGATATCCACATTGGTAAAGCCGAAAGTTACCAGCACGCGGGCGTACCTTTACCATCCGGTGCCCACCGTGAAGACTTAGAAAAAATGACTTTCTTGATTGAAAAACATCGCATTGAAAAAGTCGTTATTCTGGGTGATTGGATTCACACTCAACACAGTATTAGCGAACTTGTTTTTAGAGATCTTCACAGATTTTTCCACAGGCACAGCCATGTGCATTGGACACTGCTTCTTGGTAATCACGAAGGAAATGCCTTTGAGCTTTTAAAAGAGTTCCCCTTCCACATAGTGAGTGAGGATT contains the following coding sequences:
- the pdeM gene encoding ligase-associated DNA damage response endonuclease PdeM, whose translation is MKIQLTNEEIELLPEKAFHWHKERLLGLSDIHIGKAESYQHAGVPLPSGAHREDLEKMTFLIEKHRIEKVVILGDWIHTQHSISELVFRDLHRFFHRHSHVHWTLLLGNHEGNAFELLKEFPFHIVSEDLEYPPFLFTHGHKYRSSAFFQIQGHTHPLVSIHEGPLRMKLPCFHLEKECLTIPAFGSLTGGYVIRPKKSDRIFAVAENEIFEVRTRP